In Alkalihalobacillus sp. TS-13, the following are encoded in one genomic region:
- the sspI gene encoding small acid-soluble spore protein SspI: MDLNLRKAVLANVSGNNHEELESTIVEAINSGEEKMLPGLGVLFEVIWQNSDESEKKEILEILSEGLQ; this comes from the coding sequence ATGGATCTGAACTTACGAAAAGCAGTTTTAGCAAACGTTTCTGGAAATAACCACGAAGAATTAGAGAGTACGATCGTTGAAGCGATCAACAGCGGTGAGGAAAAGATGTTACCTGGTCTAGGTGTCCTTTTCGAAGTCATCTGGCAGAACTCAGATGAATCAGAAAAAAAGGAAATCCTCGAAATTCTTTCAGAAGGACTTCAATAA
- a CDS encoding M42 family metallopeptidase, whose protein sequence is MKNLDETLTMLKELTDARGIPGDESEPREVMKKYIEPYADEVYCDNLGSLVAKKKGSKNGPSIMLAGHLDEVGFMITRIDDKGFLRFQTVGGWWGQVLLAQRVTIKTKNGDVVGVIGSKPPHILSPEARKKPVPIKDMYIDIGASDKENALEIGVRPGDSVIPYFEFTVMSNPKMLLAKAFDNRIGCAIVAETMKHLKKIKHPNTVYGVGTVQEEVGLRGAKTTANMIKPDIAFAIDTGIPGDTPGVTDRDALSKLGEGPQIIIYDAKTISHKGLRDFVLETAEKNNIPYQIDTTPGGGTDAGNIHITHDGVPAISITMATRYLHTHASMIHRDDYDHTVRLMVELVKGLDEKTVQQIIQS, encoded by the coding sequence ATGAAGAATTTAGATGAGACACTCACTATGCTTAAAGAGTTGACGGATGCCAGGGGGATCCCTGGCGATGAATCAGAACCGAGAGAAGTCATGAAAAAATACATCGAACCCTACGCGGATGAAGTATACTGTGATAACCTCGGAAGTTTGGTCGCGAAAAAGAAAGGGTCTAAAAACGGTCCGAGCATCATGCTGGCAGGCCATCTGGATGAAGTCGGGTTCATGATCACACGCATCGATGATAAAGGCTTTTTGCGTTTTCAAACTGTTGGCGGCTGGTGGGGACAGGTGTTACTCGCACAACGTGTAACGATAAAAACCAAGAATGGTGATGTGGTCGGTGTCATCGGATCGAAACCGCCTCATATCCTCTCGCCTGAAGCCCGGAAAAAGCCGGTACCTATCAAAGATATGTACATTGATATTGGTGCTTCTGATAAAGAGAACGCCCTGGAAATCGGAGTCAGACCGGGAGATTCCGTTATCCCATATTTTGAATTTACGGTCATGAGCAATCCTAAAATGCTACTGGCTAAAGCATTTGATAATCGGATTGGTTGTGCAATTGTAGCTGAAACGATGAAACATTTGAAAAAAATCAAACACCCGAATACGGTTTATGGTGTAGGTACTGTCCAGGAGGAAGTCGGTTTACGTGGTGCGAAGACGACTGCCAATATGATCAAACCCGATATTGCATTCGCAATCGATACAGGGATTCCTGGGGACACCCCAGGGGTTACCGATCGAGACGCCTTATCTAAGCTTGGTGAAGGTCCTCAGATCATTATTTATGATGCTAAGACCATTTCCCATAAAGGATTACGGGACTTCGTTCTTGAAACAGCAGAAAAAAATAACATCCCTTATCAGATTGATACAACACCTGGCGGAGGAACAGATGCCGGGAATATCCATATCACTCATGACGGTGTTCCTGCCATCTCTATTACAATGGCCACCCGCTATTTGCATACGCATGCATCCATGATCCACAGGGATGACTATGACCATACTGTACGGCTGATGGTTGAACTTGTAAAAGGTCTTGATGAAAAAACAGTCCAACAGATCATACAATCTTAA
- a CDS encoding TVP38/TMEM64 family protein, translating to MEQHAMELIHWLGKSGALAPVLFIFLHILRQFLFIPVGFICILGGVVFGVVFGTIYSIIGVTLVSVYFYALVKSLPKSFSKVMNMKERWFGKRSELSIGQITILRLVPFLHFHLISLCIIEIARNFKDYTKLSLYTNVPLAIVYTSFGSWLNQLTLHWMISILCILAVLFYVLRRKEWVYKWQDFFADAR from the coding sequence CGGTAAAAGCGGTGCATTAGCCCCAGTCCTGTTTATATTCCTGCATATTTTACGGCAATTCTTATTCATTCCAGTCGGATTCATATGTATTTTAGGCGGTGTCGTTTTCGGGGTAGTGTTCGGTACAATTTACTCCATAATCGGTGTAACGTTGGTAAGCGTATATTTTTATGCACTTGTAAAATCATTACCGAAATCATTCAGTAAAGTCATGAACATGAAAGAAAGGTGGTTTGGAAAACGTTCTGAATTATCGATCGGACAAATCACCATCCTAAGATTGGTCCCATTTCTTCATTTTCATCTCATCTCCTTATGTATCATTGAAATCGCGAGGAATTTCAAAGATTATACGAAGCTGTCATTATATACGAATGTCCCTTTAGCTATCGTTTATACGTCGTTTGGAAGCTGGTTGAACCAATTGACGCTCCATTGGATGATCAGCATCCTATGTATTCTCGCAGTGTTGTTCTACGTTTTACGACGGAAAGAATGGGTTTACAAATGGCAGGATTTTTTTGCGGATGCACGATGA
- a CDS encoding dUTP diphosphatase, with translation MMDLNLQQMYKMQNELDRRIESERGLENADLLDKKILALLVEIGELANETRCFKFWSSKPPSSKDVILEEYVDGVHFLLSIGLILPYEVPEHVHIPDDFEGEAVGAFLKVYESVTTFKNYRDDVNNYNQLMEDYLMIGRILGFTIEEIQDAYLSKNKVNHTRQDQGY, from the coding sequence ATGATGGACCTGAATTTACAGCAAATGTACAAAATGCAAAATGAACTCGATCGCCGTATTGAATCAGAACGGGGATTGGAAAACGCGGATTTATTGGATAAAAAAATTCTCGCTTTGCTTGTGGAAATTGGCGAGCTTGCGAATGAAACCCGATGCTTCAAATTCTGGAGTTCGAAACCACCTTCATCTAAAGATGTCATCCTAGAAGAATACGTTGATGGCGTTCATTTCTTGCTATCGATCGGATTGATCCTTCCCTATGAGGTGCCAGAACATGTACATATTCCGGATGACTTTGAGGGAGAAGCCGTCGGTGCATTCTTGAAGGTGTATGAGAGTGTCACCACCTTCAAAAACTATCGCGATGACGTCAATAATTACAATCAATTAATGGAAGACTATCTGATGATCGGACGAATTTTAGGTTTTACCATTGAAGAGATACAGGACGCTTATTTATCAAAGAACAAGGTGAACCACACACGTCAAGATCAGGGGTATTGA